The Janthinobacterium tructae genome contains the following window.
GGCCGCGTCCAGGGTCGCCAGCACGGAGCGCCCGTTTTCCTTGTCGAGTACGCCAGGAATGACATTGTTGACAGTCGGGATATCGATCACGGCCAGGCGGCCGGGGCCGAAATGCGGCAGGCCGTTGTTGCGCACGGCTTGCAGCGACAGCGCCGCCAGGCGGATCTCCGGATCGATCAGGCTGGCCGTCAGCGCCAGGAAGGCGGCGTCACCCAGCAGGATGCAGTTGACTTCATTGCGCATGGCCCAGGCCGCGCGTATGGAGATTTCCGGGCCGACACCGGCCGGTTCGCCACAGGTAATGGCGATGGCCGGGCGGCGTGATACAGGCAAGTTACTCATGCGCAAATAGTCGGCAGCATTACTGGTCGTCCGCGCGGAATTCGACGTAGGCACGGTCGCGTACTTCGCGCGCCCAGTTTTCCGTCGCTTCTTCCAGTTTGCGTTCGCGCAAGGCGTTACGTGCGGCGCTGCGCTGCTTCTCTTTCGAGACGTCGTCGCTCTTGCGTTCCAGCACTTCGATCAGGTGGAAGCCAAAGCTCGATTCGATCGGCTCGCTCACTTGGCCCGGTTTCAGTGCATTCATCGCCGTTTCAAATTCCGGCACGGTGTCGCCTGGATACAGCCAGCCCAGGTCGCCTCCCTTGGCGGCCGAACCGTCGTTCGAGAACAAGCGGGCCAGGTCTTCGAACTTGGCCGCCTTGTTATCGAGACGCTCTTTCAATTCCGACAATTTGCGCTTGGCTTCGGCAGCCGACAGGGTCGGTGTAATTTTCAGCAAGATATGGCGCGCATGCGTCTGCTGCACGGCAGCGACAGCTTGTGCTTCGGCCGCGCTGCGGCGGTCCACCAGCTTCAGGATGTGGAAACCGGTATTGCTCTTGATGATGGGCGTGATCTGGCCCGGCTTCAACTTCAGCAACTGTTCCGTGAACAAAGGCGGCAAACGGTCGCTATTGCGCCAGCCGATATCGCCGCCGCTCAGCGCATCGCTGGCGTCGGAATAGGTGGCGGCCATCTTGGCAAAATCGCCGCCCGTACGCAACTGGCGGCTGACTTCTTCGGCGCGCGCGCGGCGCGCGGCGATCTGTTCAGGGCTGGAGTTTTCCGGAATGCGCACGAGAATCTGCGCCAGGTTCAGCTCCACCTGTTCGCTGGCCGCCGCTTTTTCCGCTTCCAGGAAGTTATCCACTTCGGAATCGGAAATCTGGATCTTGGCGTCGACTTCATGCTCGCGCAAGCGCTGCATGATGATTTCATCGCGGATTTCTTCGCGGAAAGTCGCAAACGGCGTGCCTTCTTTTTCCATCTGGTTGCGCAGTTCTTGCACCGTCATCTTTTGCTGTTCAGCAATACGGCCAATCGCGCGGTCCAGGGTCAGGTCATCCACGCGCACGCCCATTTCCTTGGCCAGCTGCATTTGTGCGCGCTCAACGATCATACGTTCCAGCAATTGGCGACGCAGGTCGGCCGGATCGGGCACGGGAATATTCTGTGCCTTCATGCGTTGCTCGACGCTCTTGATGCGGGCCGCCACTTCATTGCGCGTAATCACATCGTCATTGACGACGACGGCGATGGAGTCGATGCTCTGGCCACTGCTCGAGGCCGGTGGGGTAAAGCCCTTGACCGGTGCTGGGGCAGCGGCAGCGGGCTTGCTCGCAGGCGCAGGCGCAGCCTGTTGCGCCCAGACACTACTGGTCGTGGCGCCGGAAATGGCGCACAACAAAACCGTTGCAATTTTGAGTTGGTGCATACTGGCATTACGCATAATGTGTAGAGCGCTCATGAGTTCAGGTGAATAAAAAAACCGGTTTGTGCCAGCGCCGGGGACACCAGCGACGGCAACGGTGCCTATCTTAAC
Protein-coding sequences here:
- a CDS encoding peptidylprolyl isomerase, with the translated sequence MHQLKIATVLLCAISGATTSSVWAQQAAPAPASKPAAAAPAPVKGFTPPASSSGQSIDSIAVVVNDDVITRNEVAARIKSVEQRMKAQNIPVPDPADLRRQLLERMIVERAQMQLAKEMGVRVDDLTLDRAIGRIAEQQKMTVQELRNQMEKEGTPFATFREEIRDEIIMQRLREHEVDAKIQISDSEVDNFLEAEKAAASEQVELNLAQILVRIPENSSPEQIAARRARAEEVSRQLRTGGDFAKMAATYSDASDALSGGDIGWRNSDRLPPLFTEQLLKLKPGQITPIIKSNTGFHILKLVDRRSAAEAQAVAAVQQTHARHILLKITPTLSAAEAKRKLSELKERLDNKAAKFEDLARLFSNDGSAAKGGDLGWLYPGDTVPEFETAMNALKPGQVSEPIESSFGFHLIEVLERKSDDVSKEKQRSAARNALRERKLEEATENWAREVRDRAYVEFRADDQ